In Gossypium raimondii isolate GPD5lz chromosome 12, ASM2569854v1, whole genome shotgun sequence, a single window of DNA contains:
- the LOC105762194 gene encoding glucan endo-1,3-beta-glucosidase: protein MVITITIRELLFPVSFLLLLPCEAVAATLGICYGRVANNLPPTLEVINILKTNGISNVRIFDPHPFTLQSFSGTGINLMTGVPNEALPSLASGTPASALQWLQTNIFAHIVPSQIRYIAVGNEVLLKDSFYSPYLVPAIVNLYQALKMLNLDGTIKLSSPQAASVLSVSYPPSLGAFDPSLRAVLRPLLSFLHETKSPFMVNVYPYFSYTSSRSNQVTLDYALFRSNDMVQDGQLMYGNLFEASLDAVVHAMEKEGFAEVEVVVSETGWPKGGGEAASVENALAYNENVVRRVVGNVGTPRRPGVGIEVYLFDLFDENGKGGDECEKHFGIFGLDGVKAYDLRFNSEN from the exons ATGGTGATAACAATCACAATTCGGGAACTTCTATTTCCAGTTTCATTTCTCTTGCTTCTTCCATGTGAAGCAG TTGCTGCAACACTTGGAATCTGCTATGGCCGTGTTGCCAACAACCTCCCACCAACCTTGGAAGTGATCAACATTCTCAAAACCAATGGCATTTCGAATGTCCGAATCTTCGATCCTCATCCGTTTACTTTACAGTCATTTTCAGGCACCGGGATCAATCTCATGACCGGTGTCCCTAATGAAGCCCTCCCTTCACTTGCCTCAGGCACACCTGCCTCTGCACTCCAATGGCTCCAAACCAACATATTCGCGCATATTGTTCCGAGCCAAATCCGATATATTGCGGTTGGAAATGAGGTACTCCTTAAAGACTCATTCTATTCTCCCTATCTTGTACCCGCTATTGTTAACCTTTACCAAGCACTTAAAATGCTAAACCTTGATGGTACAATCAAGTTATCCTCCCCTCAAGCAGCATCCGTGCTCTCTGTATCCTACCCTCCCTCGCTCGGAGCCTTTGATCCTTCCCTTCGTGCTGTCTTGCGCCCTTTACTGAGTTTCTTGCATGAGACGAAATCACCATTCATGGTCAACGTGTATCCATACTTCAGCTACACAAGCAGTAGGTCGAATCAAGTAACGTTGGACTACGCGTTGTTTAGAAGCAATGACATGGTTCAAGACGGCCAGTTGATGTATGGCAATCTGTTTGAAGCGAGCTTAGATGCAGTGGTTCATGCAATGGAGAAAGAAGGGTTTGCAGAAGTCGAGGTGGTCGTGTCGGAGACAGGGTGGCCAAAGGGCGGAGGGGAGGCAGCCAGCGTGGAGAATGCACTGGCTTACAACGAGAATGTGGTGAGGAGAGTAGTGGGAAATGTAGGGACACCAAGGAGGCCTGGGGTGGGAATTGAGGTTTACTTGTTTGATCTGTTTGATGAGAATGGGAAAGGTGGAGATGAGTGTGAGAAGCATTTTGGGATATTTGGACTTGATGGTGTCAAGGCCTATGATCTTAGATTTAATTCAGAAAATTAA